One window from the genome of Rhinolophus ferrumequinum isolate MPI-CBG mRhiFer1 chromosome 10, mRhiFer1_v1.p, whole genome shotgun sequence encodes:
- the CTDSP2 gene encoding carboxy-terminal domain RNA polymerase II polypeptide A small phosphatase 2, translating to MEHGSIITQARREDALVLTKQGLVSKSSPKKPRGRNIFKALFCCFRAQHVGQSSSSTELSAYKEEANTIAKSDLLQCLQYQFYQIPGTCLLPEVTEEDQGRICVVIDLDETLVHSSFKPINNADFIVPVEIEGTTHQVYVLKRPYVDEFLRRMGELFECVLFTASLAKYADPVTDLLDRCGVFRARLFRESCVFHQGCYVKDLSRLGRDLRKTLILDNSPASYIFHPENAVPVQSWFDDMADTELLNLIPIFEELSGAEDVYTSLGQLRAP from the exons GCCTGGTCTCCAAGTCCTCTCCTAAGAAGCCTCGTGGACGTAACATCTTCAAGGCCCTTTTCTGCTGTTTTCGCGCCCAGCATGTTGGCCAGTCAAGCTCCTCTACTGAGCTCTCCGCATACAAGGAGGAAGCCAACACCATTGCTAAG TCTGATCTGCTCCAGTGTCTGCAGTACCAGTTTTATCAG ATCCCAGGGACTTGCTTGCTCCCAGAGGTGACAGAAGAAGATCAAGGAAGGATCTGCGTGGTCATTGACCTGGATGAAACCCTTGTGCATAGCTCTTTTAAG CCAATCAACAACGCCGACTTCATAGTGCCTGTAGAGATCGAGGGGACCACTCACCAG GTGTATGTGCTCAAGAGGCCTTATGTGGATGAGTTCCTGAGACGGATGGGGGAACTGTTTGAATGTGTTCTCTTCACTGCCAGCCTGGCCAAG TATGCCGACCCTGTAACGGATCTACTGGACAGGTGTGGGGTGTTCCGGGCCCGCCTGTTCCGTGAGTCCTGTGTGTTCCACCAGGGCTGCTATGTCAAGGACCTCAGCCGCCTGGGAAGGGACCTGAGGAAAACCCTCATTCTGGACAACTCGCCTGCTTCTTACATCTTCCATCCAGAGAATGCA GTTCCTGTGCAGTCTTGGTTTGACGACATGGCAGACACCGAGTTGCTGAACCTGATCCCAATCTTTGAGGAGCTGAGCGGAGCAGAGGATGTCTACACCAGCCTTGGGCAGCTGCGGGCCCCTTAG